A window of Megalops cyprinoides isolate fMegCyp1 chromosome 13, fMegCyp1.pri, whole genome shotgun sequence genomic DNA:
GTTCTTTCCCCAATGTACAGGAATGTAACTTtaaattaacttaattttattaattttattttaattccacGTGCCAGCACTGGAACAAACCAAAGGATCATGCACAGTTAGTCCAGCGACAATTTTCAATTCATCCGCCGAAAACGTAGCTATCACGGAATGGCCACATGTATTTGACTTTGCAATAAACCTATTACAATTCTGCACAGTATAATGCACGTGTACGATTTGTCAGAAGCATAAAAGTATGAGTACATTCAAATTGTGTTTGAATAAAGGTGAGAAGCAGCAGCTCAGGCCTCTTTTTGTGCCACACCATGCTggtttgtttgtggtttttagtGTTTTATAATTAGCAGCAGTTAATGAGGAAGTGCAGGCTGGAGGCTGCAGTAACACCGTACTGATGGCAGGGATATTGCATcacactgcaggagaggagCTGTATACGtccggacacacacacataaaccagGAAGCCAGACGCTTACTTTAACTCTGAGTTATTGCGTAACACTgattatcacacacacacccaaattTATCATGAAGTTACTAACTGACTGACTTTACACAATCACATGAATAAACATACACAGGGAAACaaatacacaccaacacacacacacgcacagacacacaaatgcatgcacacccacacacatgaacacacacacacacacacagacatgcagtacacacataaagacacacacacacacacagacatgcagtacacacataaagacacacacacacacagacatgcagtacacacaaagacacacacacacacagctctctctcccccccttcccgtctctctctatctctctctctcccatctctctctcccacctctcccatctctctcaccctctctccctctctctctctctccctccctccctctcccatctctctctctctctctctctctccctctctctctcttcctctctctcccatctctcaacctctccctctctctctctctctctcccatctctctcaccctctctctctctctcccatctctctccctccctctctctccctctctctctctccctctctctctctctctctctctctcccatctctctcaccctctctctctctctctctccctctctctctctctctctcccatctctctctccctccctctctctctctctctctctcccatctctctctccctccctctctctctctctctctctgcctctctctctctctccgggcATGCGGGGTGCATTGTGCTGAGTGCAGTGGCCACAGCTACGCGCTGGTATTCAGctctttgtgtgtctgccttTGTGCTGGGCCGCTTTGTGTCATTATGGGGCCCCATTGTTGGGCGAGTGCGTGCTGGTGAGGCAGCGGGGGTTTGTGCTGACGTTGGGGTGCGAGGGACAGAGGGGCTGATATGGCCAGGGGACCGGGTCACAGCGAGAGTCAGTCAGCAGGGGAAGGGCCGTGCGCGAGCTGGCATGGAATAGGACAGGccgccacacgcacacacgcacacacgccccGAACGCAGccacacgcgcagacacacgcagCCATGCAGGAGTCTCCCGGATCCCTGGGCATGGACGGAGGTTACGGCAGCAACGTCCCCGCCTTCCTCACCAAACTCTGGACGCTGGTGGAGGACCCCGAGACCAACCACCTTATCTGCTGGAGCGCGGTGAGTGTCCCCACCGGCCCGGCACCCGGCACCCGGCAACCCGGCACCCGGCAGCcaggctcctctctctctccacaggccTCTGAAGCCtcagaatgtttgttttcctcaggaaaaaaacactttttcagtggttgtttttatttttaatattttcgATGTCTCCGACAGAGTGGGTTACTGTCTGTTTGATACTACATCACAGGCGTATATCATGGAAGGGACAGATAGAATGGCTGACATCATCTTTCCAGCAAATTATCGTTTTTGTCAGGTTTTTGTTGAGGTTAATATGACTGTTTGCCGTTTATACAGTTTGGGGCAAGCCTCAATGCTtacagggagaaaggaggagagaaagattGCTTTTTATGGATATAGATGTGCTATTTCATAAGACAGGCTGAGAGCACTGTCCTGAAGATGACTGATCACTACCAAAGTTATGGAGACAGCAAAGTGAGACTCTGGGCCTGGTGGTGCTCATCATAAGCAGACGATATTAAGAATCAGGACCTTTGCCAaaggaaaggggggaaaaacacaccAAATTAGCAGCAGCTGTGCTGGACTCCAGTGTAAAGTCCTCTGTGAGTAACGCTGTCCTGGAGGGGAAGACTTCTCTCACTGCATAAAGCTCTGGAGCCCAACACACACTGCTGACGTCGGTCACTAAACAGCCTGTGGCTGGACAAGCTTATGTCAACACAATATGTGAAAGTTTTAGAACAATGCCGAGACCTTTAGACAGTGTGgcaaataatactaataataataacaacaacaacaacactaataataacaataatgtatcCCAACAGTACAGACACCTGTCCTCATGACAATGTGTGATCTTAATGAAAGTGCTTACATTGGTCGCTCAGATTTAAAAACGAAATGGCATGGCCACTGGGTTGAATGGAGCTGAGCGGGGGTGTATAGTGTGCCTGTAACATGACTCATTTCATCACAGTGtcacctgattggctgagaggtACTAAATGAGGTGAATGCTGACCCAGGCCTCACTGGGAATGCAGAAGGTAAAAGGGTTTGGTCATGAAACAGACTGAGCGCTCAGAATGAACTGATGGTAGTGCTGCatgtgaaaaagtgtttttagtGACTGATAACAAAACCTCATTATAGTTATAGTCTACAGTTATGAGAACCCATGTGGAAGCGAGTGAGACTGTAGACTCCTCTGAGAGAGTACAGTGCAGGTTTGCCTCATGAGTTGCCAGGTTGGCTAATGGGTTGCCAGAGGTGCTGCGGAGATGCTGAGTTCCCCTCTCATTTCCCTGCATTTGTGACACCGTCCCTCAGCGCTTAGGCGGGATTACGCAGTGAGAGCAGGAAGCACACATAGCCTCAGGCTAAACTGCGCACTGTGTCAGGTGCGAGGCCCCAGCTGATCTCCACTGTGCTGTTCCACGGCACTGAACCCCGCAGTGCAAACTGAGTCCTCTGAGCAAAGTGCAGACTGTAATCTAAAAACAtcttattgttgttgttattattagtagtagtggtagtagcaATGCTGTTATTAGTAGTAACGTAGAAGTAACGTATATGGTTATTCATAATTATGGTTTCCTCTCCAGTGTGGATGATATTTACATAGGAATATTATTTCTACAATGTTTGAAAGTTGCAGCCAAAAGTGCTGCACAGCCTCTGTaaaaacccacagcagcacccttcctttcattttatcagaacagaacagcacagactgacacTACTGCTTCAGAACCACAGActgacactgctgcttcagaacagcacagaccgacactgctgcttcagaacCACAGACCGacactgctgcttcagaacCACAGACTGACTGCTGCTTCAGAACCACAGActgacactgctgcttcagaaccacagactgacactgctgcttcagaacagcacagactgactgCTGCTTCAGAACCACAGACCGacactgctgcttcagaacCACAGACTGACTGCTGCTTCAGAACCACAGActgacactgctgcttcagaaccacagactgacactgctgcttcagaacagcacagaccgacactgctgcttcagaacCACAGACCGacactgctgcttcagaacCACAGACCGacactgctgcttcagaacCACAGACCGacactgctgcttcagaaccacagactgacactgctgcttcagaacCACAGACTGACTGCTGCTTCAGAACCACAGACCGacactgctgcttcagaacagcacagactgactgctgcttcagaacagcacagactgacactgctgcttcagaacagcacagactgacactgctgcttcagaacCACAGACCGacactgctgcttcagaaccacagactgacactgctgcttcagaacagcacagactgacacTATTGGCTTCACAGTACTCTCCACACACAAGGTTGAAGGAGGATTTTTATGAGAATTGTCTCATTAGCATGTAGCTTCAGTCACAGGCTTGTGGTGAATGTATTACCTGCAATGGCTTCAATAGAAGCAGGTAATTCAGTCCTAAGCAGATGAGCAAATTAGCCTGTGAGCACTGATGACATAaagtaaaaaacagaaatgtaatttcGAATATGTAATTATCAGACACAGTAACGCAATAACTCTACAGTGCCTATCGATCAATAATATTAAATAGGAAGAGGTGCATTGCTGATGTCAAACATTAAAATCCAAATTTAGTACAGAACAACTGTAGAAGAAAGAAGACTCTTCTGAAAGTACTGTGTGAGTTGGGAGAGGGGTTGTCAGATGGTAAGTTTAGGTTGCAGAGGTGGCACCAGCACCTGTGACCTTCTATTCTGACAATAGGAGCCACCTTTGCCACAGTCTAATGGCCTTTGCTGACATTTCACATCTCTACCCTGCTAAAGGGACTTTAAAtataaacccagggaaagagaCTGGTTGGACGTGCCAGACCCTGTAGGACTAACTGGATGCTTAAATGTTACAGTCCCAAAACAAACTGCTGATCCCTTTTAACGGCCTCTAAAGGAACCAACCTCACAACCCAGAGAGAGGTCCTGAGCTCCGGCCCTGAACCACCAAGTCACATTCCTGGAGCTCTGATCTGTACCCCAGACTGGAGCAGTGGAGATTCTGATCTCTTTGCTTTACTCTCTACCCCAGACCGGCACCAGTTTCCACGTGTTTGACCAGGGCAGATTCGCTAAGGAGGTTCTGCCCAAATACTTCAAACACAACAACATGGCCAGTTTCGTGCGCCAGCTGAACATGTGTGAGTATTACTCTCCAGCAGcacgtgtatatgtgtgtgtgtgtgtgtgtgtatgtgattatgtgtgagtgtgtctgtgtgtgtatgagtgagtgtgtctgcctgtgtatgaatgagtgtgtgtgcgagtgtgtgtgtatgtgagagagtgcgcgtgcgtgtgtgtatgagtgagtgtgcgcgtgtgtgtgtgtgtgtgtgtgtgtgtgtgtgtatgagtgagtgcgcgcgcgtgtgtgtgtgtgtgtgtgtatgagtatgagtgagtgcgcgcgcgtgtgtgtgtgtatgtgtgttctcaCCTGTGCGGTCCTGCTCAGACGGCTTCAGGAAGGTGGTGAACATTGAGCAGAGTGGGCTGGTGAAGCCAGAGAGAGACGACACAGAGTTCCAGCACCTCTACTTTCTGCAGGGCCACGAGCACCTGCTGGAGCACATCAAGAGAAAGGTGAgcctatcacacacacacacacacacacacacgcgcactctctctcacacacacacacacgcgcactctctctcacacacacacactctctcacacacacacacacacacactctcacacacacacacacacacgcgcactctctctcacacacacacactctcacacacacacacacacacacacacactctcacacacacacacacgcacactctctctcacacacacacactctctcacacacacacacacactctctcacacacacacacacacagcacactcacacacgcacacatacacacacgcacacacacacacacacacacacacacacacagagcacatccctttacacacacacacacactctctcacacacacacacacacacatacacacacgcacacacacacacacagagcacatccctttatacacacacacacacacacacacacacacacacacacacacacacacacactcacactcacacatagctatacatgcacacatactctcCCTTTTCTCTGACCTTCCTGtgcttcatgtgtgtgtgtttgtgtgtgtgtgtgtgtgtgtgtgagttcagGTGTCCATTGTTAAAAGCGAGGAGACCAAGGTGCGTCAGGAGGACCTGAGCAAGCTCCTGTATGAGGTGCAGGTGCTGCGCAGCCAGCAGGAGAACATGGAGTGCCAGATACAGGACATGAAGCAGTGAGTATGCACACACAGCGTCCACTGCAGAGAACTGCGCACACAGCGTCCACTGCAGAGAACTGCGCACGACTGCGCACACAGCGTCCACTGCAGAAAACTGTGCACgactgcacacacagcgtcCACTGCAGAGAACTGCGCACGACTGCGCACACAGTGTCCACTGCAGAGAACTGCGCACACAGCGTCCACTGCAGAGAACTGCGCACACAGCGTCCACTGCAGAAAACTGCGCACACAGCATCCACTGCAGAAAACTGCGCACGACTGCGCACACAGCGTCCACTGCAGAAAACTGCGCACGACTGCGCACACAGCGTCCACTGCAGAGAACTGCGCACACAGCGTCCACTGCAGAGAACTGCGCACACAGCGTCCACTGCAGAAAACTGCGCACACAGCATCCACTGCAGAAAACTGCGCACGACTGCGCACACAGCGTCCACTGCAGAGAACTGCACACGACTGCGCACACAGCATTCACAAGACCGCGCAGGCAGGAGACACGGCACATTTAACCAGAAGTGCCCACTCGCTCTTCCCATGTTTGCAGACACAAACCTTCTTACAACACAACAGTAACGGTGCGGTAACAACTGTAACAATGACAGTAACAGTCCCACAGGTGCGGCAACAACTGTAACAATGACAGTATCAGTCCCAGCAACTGAGCAGCAGCTCTTTGTTTGAACACTGTTGTGTGATGACATGCAGGTGACAGACTCTCAAATCACACAAGAGaagccctctccctcttctgccGCGTTCAGCCAGCTTGGCTCATTGTCTCTGATTGGTGAGTAGAACAAAGAGGAGCTCACCTGATGTGGCCTGTAGCAGGGTCAGGTGAGCCATGCAGGTAGGACAGGTATTACTGCTGTTCTGGAATCAGTGGCCAGCCACAAAAATTAGCACAAATTAGTACAGGAGGGAGCTGGAAAGAGAGCTGGACTGGAACCTGGAAATGAAACTCTCTGATTGGAATCATAATCTTAGCGTCCtgagaaaaagaagacaagacACAAGAGGAAACTGAAGTTTGAAACTTCAACTGTGAAATTATCAATGAAATAAGACCTCAGTGCTTAATAGAGAGCTGTGTCATTTGAACTCCTTTGAGTACAAAATCACTGATTTCCTTGTTGCTAcatttgtagctagctaactacaacGTCCCTGTAAACTGGCGGGACCTTTGTCCCAgaagaggattctgggaaaagaacactgaaattggaatgataaattaaaattactgaaaggagagggaaattCACTCATATTTGGTCGTTCCCCCAGAAATTCAAAATGCAGTCATCAAAAAAGACGTTTTCAATGGCATGATGCGAGGAGAGGCCACTCTACAACACAAGCACTGCGTCTGACAAGGTGCCTGTTGGATAGGCAATGGGTTGGTCAGCAtaatccacacacactcacacacaccacacacacacactctcacacacacacacacacacacacacaccacatagTGGAGAGGGAGACTGAAATTGGTATAGATATAAATGAAGACGTGTGTTTCTCTTGTCTCTCTTCAGTCAGAATGGAGTCTTGTGGAGGGAGGTGGTGTCTCTgagacagaaccacacacagcagcacaaagtCATGAACAAGGTGAGTGATGCCAAATCCTGCCCTACCCCATCACTGCACCCTCTCACTATGCACTTCCACAGCAGGAAGGCTTTTCCAGCTTACTGCCACATTATGCTCCAGAGTTTCAGAGCGTTCTAAAAtgaaaggggatttttttttcattcattttgttccatttaaGCTGGATGATGGAATATGAGATGTTTTCTCATAGTGAGTcatgtgtcatttatttagCTCGCTGTTTGGATTTGGTATGTCTATCAACTGCTGAATCACTGTCTGTACCTGCTGACTCATCtgctatgtgtatgtgtgtaagagtTCATAAgttagagagtgtgtgtctgtgtgtgtgtgtgagagagagagagaattagttgtgtgtgtgtgtgtgagagagagttcaTAAGTTAGCTGTGTGTATACTCCTGGATCATAGAGATTGTTTGCTGAGTCACAGTGAGTATGTGTGCCCATAGCACTGCATCACAGAGCTTATTTGCTGACTCACTCTGagtattgtgtatgtgtgtctgtttgtgtgcgtgtacgaGTGagtatgacagtgtgtgtgtattaacaGAGTgagcatgactgtgtgtgtgtgtgtgtgtgtgcatgtacaagtgagtatgacagtgtgtgtgtgtgtctgtgtgtgtgtgtgtattaatagagtgagcatgactgtgtgtgtgtgtgtgtgtgtgtgtgtgtgtgtgtgtattaatagagtgagcatgactgtgtgtgtgtgtgtgtgtattaatagagtgagcatgactgtgtgtgtgtgtgtgtgtataactaTCTCTGACTCCAGGTTTCATGTTTTACTTACAGCTGATTCAGTTTCTGTTCAGTCAGATTCAGTCAAACACACCGAGCACTGTGGGAATGAAGAGGAAACTGTGAGtatgcagcctctctctgtgtgcttttcacacacacacacacacacacacacacacacacacgcgcacacacacacacacacacacgcacacacacacacacatgcacgcgcacacacacacgcacacacacgcgcacacacacacacacacacacacacacagacacacacacacacacagacagacgcacacacacacacacacacacacacgcgcacacacacacacacgcacacacacacacgcacacacagacacacacacacacacagacagacgcacacacacacacacacacacacacacacacacacacacacacacactcacacagacagacgcgcacacacacacacacacacacacacacacacacacacacacacacacacagacaggcgcacacacacacacacacacacacacacagacagacgcgcacacacacacacacacacacacacacacacacacacacactcacactcacactcacactcacactcacactcacactcacacacacactcacactcacactcacacgcacacgcacacgcacacgcacacacacacacacagacaggcgcacacacacacacacacacacacagacagacgcgcacacacacacacacacacacactcacactcacacacacactcacacgcacacgcacacacacagacacacacacagacacacagacagacgcacacactcacacacgcacacacacacacacacacacacacacacagacacacagacagacgcacacactcacacacacacacacacacacacacacacacacacacagacagacgcacacactcacacactcacacacacacagacagacgcacacacacacacactcacacacacagacagacgcacacgcacgcacacacacacagacacacacacagacagacgcacacactcacacacgcacacacacacacacacacacacacacacacacacacacacaaacacacacagacagacagacgcacacactcacacactcacacacacacacacacacacacacgcacacacacacacacagacagacgcacacactcacacactcacacacacacacacacacacacacacacgcacacacacacacacagacagacgcgcacacacacacaggctggtgAAAGACCAGCTCAGCTGGATGTGATCAGCTGATTTGGTGCACAGAGCCCTTCCATGATGAATGGGCAGAAGCGCTGAGTCAGACCTGCTGACTGAACCTGAGGCCCGCAGCGCTCTATAGAGAAGTGCTCCGTCAGCGCGGCCGCCAGCACGCTCACACAGAGGGCAGGTCCGCCGCTAGCGCTACCCCAACGCACTCTCCAGCAACAAGCACTGCGCCGCTAACACGCTAACCCAACACACTCTCCAGCCACAAGCACTGCGCCGCTAACACGCTAACCCAACACACTCTCCAGCCACAAGCACTGCGCCGCTAACACGCTAACCCAACACACTCTCCAGCCACAAGCACTGTGCTGCTAACACGCTAACATGCTAACCCAACACACTCTCCAGCCACAAGCACCGTGCCGCTAACACGCTAACCCAACACACTCTCCATCGACGTCCACCCCGCCGCTAACATGCTAACTGAACACACTCTCCAGCCACAAGCCCCCTGCCACTAACATGTTAACCCAACACACTCTCCAACCACAAGCCCCCCACCGCTAACACGCTAACCCAACACAACTCTTCAACCACAAGCCCCTCACCACTAACACACTCTCCAACTACGAGCACCCTGCTGGTAGCTAACATACTCTCTAACGACAAGGCCCCACCG
This region includes:
- the hsf4 gene encoding heat shock factor protein 4, translated to MARGPGHSESQSAGEGPCASWHGIGQAATRTHAHTPRTQPHAQTHAAMQESPGSLGMDGGYGSNVPAFLTKLWTLVEDPETNHLICWSATGTSFHVFDQGRFAKEVLPKYFKHNNMASFVRQLNMYGFRKVVNIEQSGLVKPERDDTEFQHLYFLQGHEHLLEHIKRKVSIVKSEETKVRQEDLSKLLYEVQVLRSQQENMECQIQDMKHQNGVLWREVVSLRQNHTQQHKVMNKLIQFLFSQIQSNTPSTVGMKRKLPLMLDDGSSTPPASKFSHSLTMDTLHEPYYIQSPSTDTASCSNSNALAGGPIISDVTEMSQPPLSMPVQPEESREKCLMLIKEEPESPGVRGRGEGLPLGSCEVCAEPPILPVAMVQSVLEGRSSGAGERRGKRPTLERPEVPDGVENVDMSLEELQMLLRNHQQGMDPTASMDPFNPNLPLSEWNFTDMEANLKSYMFQHQEAEAYSGAGCEEQ